In a single window of the Osmerus eperlanus chromosome 2, fOsmEpe2.1, whole genome shotgun sequence genome:
- the LOC134012670 gene encoding heparan sulfate glucosamine 3-O-sulfotransferase 6-like — translation MGSCSVCKTRFNFGKALSKVSVCFTMIVICTYFFYCLTEFCDSAPRPVYDRQFLNRHYNVMDVIDDNLRPSEHLSQLPETPTRWNSTVISTRTALTVAVKQVEGVGRQMSDGIPVSNTFGSKKFPQAIIIGVKKGGTRALLEFLRIHPDLRAVGAEPHFFDRFFDKGLEWYRNLMPRTLEGQITMEKTPSYFVTKEAPRRVCAMNCRTKLIVVVRDPVTRAVSDYTQTLSKNPGLPTFQNLALKNASGLIDTSWSAVHIGLYAKHLENWLQHFPLSHFLFVSGERLVSDPAGEMGRVQDFLGLKRVVSDKHFYFNQTKGFPCLKKPEGSNRPRCLGKSKGRPHPQIPLDVLQKLRHFYRPFNLQFYQITGQDFGWDS, via the exons ATGGGATCATGTAGTGTATGTAAAACTAGGTTCAACTTTGGAAAGGCGCTGTCCAAAGTGTCAGTGTGTTTTACCATGATCGTAATTTGTACCTACTTTTTCTACTGTCTAACCGAATTTTGTGACTCGGCGCCAAGACCAGTTTATGACAGACAATTTCTAAACCGGCACTATAATGTCATGGATGTTATTGATGACAACCTGCGACCATCAGAGCATCTCAGTCAACTCCCCGAAACACCGACTCGATGGAACAGTACAGTCATTTCAACTAGAACCGCTTTAACCGTTGCCGTCAAACAGGTGGAAGGAGTCGGACGGCAAATGTCAGACGGTATCCCCGTGTCCAACACATTTGGCAGTAAAAAGTTCCCTCAAGCCATCATTATTGGTGTGAAAAAAGGTGGAACGCGCGCTCTGCTGGAGTTCCTCCGTATTCACCCGGACTTGAGAGCTGTTGGCGCGGAACCTCACTTTTTTGACAGATTTTTCGATAAAGGACTCGAATGGTACAG AAACCTCATGCCGAGGACTCTGGAGGGCCAGAtcaccatggagaagacccccagCTACTTTGTCACCAAGGAAGCTCCACGccgtgtgtgtgccatgaactgcAGGACCAAGCTCATTGTTGTCGTCAGGGACCCTGTGACCCGGGCTGTGTCTGACTATACCCAGACCCTATCGAAGAACCCAGGCCTGCCCACCTTCCAAAACTTGGCCCTTAAAAACGCTTCAGGCCTCATTGACACATCTTGGAGTGCCGTACACATTGGCCTGTATGCAAAACACCTAGAGAACTGGCTCCAGCACTTTCCCctctcccacttcctgtttgtcagTGGTGAACGGCTGGTGTCAGACCCAGCTGGAGAGATGGGCCGTGTCCAAGATTTCCTGGGTTTGAAAAGGGTGGTGAGCGACAAGCACTTCTATTTCAACCAGACTAAGGGCTTCCCCTGCCTGAAAAAGCCAGAGGGCAGTAATAGGCCACGCTGCCTGGGGAAATCCAAGGGgcgcccccacccccagatTCCCCTGGATGTACTGCAAAAGCTCAGGCACTTTTACCGGCCGTTCAACCTGCAATTCTACCAGATTACTGGACAGGACTTTGGCTGGGACTCGTGA
- the LOC134012662 gene encoding methionine-R-sulfoxide reductase B1-A-like — MEEMSYCSFSGGEIYKDHFQPGIYVCSDCGYELFSSVSKFDHSSPWPAFSETIHEDSVARYPEAWGPIKVCCGKCGNGLGHEFLHDGPKEGLSRF; from the exons ATGGAGGAAATGTCCTACTGTTCTTTCTCCGGAGGAGAGATTTACAAAGATCACTTTCAGCCTG gtatatatgtgtgttcaGATTGTGGATACGAGCTGTTCTCAAGTGTGTCCAAGTTTGAtcactcctctccctggccAGCTTTCTCTGAAACCATTCATGAAGACAGTGTGGCCAGATATCCAGAGGCTTGGGGGCCTATAAAG GTTTGCTGTGGGAAATGTGGGAATGGACTAGGTCATGAGTTCCTTCATGATGGACCAAAGGAGGGACTATCACGCTTTTGA